ATAGCGATGGTGATGGTGTGGTTGACAGCAAAGATCGCTGTGCAGCCAGTGCCGGTGGGGTAGCGGTTGATGCCAGCGGCTGTAAGCTTGAAGAGAACATTGTACTGAAGAGCGTTAACTTCAAAACAAACTCAAACTTGCTCACCAGCGGTTCATACTCGTCACTTGATGAAGTAGCTGAAATCCTTAAACGCTACCCAACAATGAAGGTAGAGGTTGCGGGATATACTGATAGCAGCGGTAAAGTCAGCTATAACCAGATGCTTTCACAAAAGCGTGCTGAAGCCGTTGTGAGTTATCTCACCTCGAAAGGTGCTCCAGCCGCTAACTTGAGTGCAAAGGGTTACGGGCCAGCATCTCCGATCGCGGATAATGGTACTCGTGAAGGTCGAGCAGCAAACCGCCGGGTTGAGTTGAATATTTTAACTCGTTAAACCACGTTTGCTTAGCCAATAAGGCCAGACTCTATTGAGAGTCTGGCCTTTTTTGTTGGATTCATTATTGCGATAGAAGTGCCGGTCACACGACACCCCCATACAGACCTAGGAGGCTGTCGGGCTTAGGTGATCGTAGCGAGGGAAAGCCATTTTGAGTCCATTTTTTTGATCGTTTGAGGCGAATATTGAGCATATTCAACGAAAATGATCGGAGAAATGGGCCTGAATGGCTTTTCCGCAGTAGATTCACCCTAAGTCCGACAGCCTCCTAGGCGGGCCAGCAGTGGTATATTGGCAGTAGTGGAAGATACCCCGCAACAAGGTAATGAATCTGATGGCGCTGGGTGCTCATCCATTCCAGTCTAAATTCAATTCGGCTTATTTCTCCTAATCCCTTGGTAGGGTTCTCCTCAACGCTTAATTCTGTGGGCGCTTCTGGTATCATGCCCCCATGAATGATGACATCTCCCACATTATTGATGATTTGAACGATGCCCAGCGTGAGGCGGTTTGTGCTCCCATGAGCAATACCATGGTGTTGGCCGGCGCAGGCAGTGGTAAAACCCGGGTGTTGGTACACCGTATTGCCTGGCTGATTCAGGTCGAGCGTATCTCTCCTTTCAGTATCCTTTCGGTCACCTTCACCAATAAAGCATCTGCCGAAATGCGTCAGCGTATCGAGCAGTTGATGGGTGTGCCCGTCACGGGGATGTGGGTGGGTACCTTTCATAATCTCGCCCACCGCCTGTTGCGCGCGCACTGGAAAGAGGCTGGCCTGCCACAAAATTTTCAGATTCTGGATAGTGATGACCAGTTGCGGGCGGTCAAGCGAGTGATTCGTGAAAATGGCATCGATGACGCTCAGTGGCAGCCCAAGCAGATGCAGTGGTTTATCAGTGCTCGCAAAGATGAAGGACAACGCCCGCAATATCTGGAGCACCACGGTAATCAGCATATGAAAGGGTGTATTCAGATTTATCAACTCTATGAAGATCTCTGTCGTCGTGCCGGCTTGGTAGATTTTGCCGAGCTGCTGCTACGTGCCCACGAGCTGTGGCGCGATAATTCACATATTCTCGAGCACTATCAACAGCGCTTTAAGTATGTGCTGGTGGACGAGTTTCAAGATACTAACGCGATTCAATACGCTTGGTTGCGGATGCTGTGCAGCGGTGGCAGCCCGATTTTTGCGGTGGGCGATGATGATCAGTCAATTTATGGCTGGCGCGGTGCCAAGGCGGAAAATATTCAGCAGTTAAGCCGTGATTACAGTAACACTACTCTGGTGCGATTGGAGCAAAACTACCGCTCCACGGGTACTATTTTGGCGGCAGCTAACGCGCTGATCAGCCACAATAGTGAGCGGTTGGGCAAAGAGTTGTGGACCTCGGATGGTGAAGGTGAACCCATTAAGCTTTATAATGCGTTTAATGAGCTGGATGAGGCGCGATTTATTGCCAGCTGTATTCAGCAGTGGCTGGATGATGGTGGGCAGCGCGATGAGGTGGCACTGCTCTATCGCTCCAATGCTCAGTCCCGGGTTTTGGAGGAGGCACTGCTTCAGTCGAGCATTCCTTATCGGGTCTATGGCGGCCTGCGCTTCTTCGACCGAGCTGAGATCAAGCATGTGCTCGCCTATCTGCGCCTTGCCAATAACCGCCTCGATGACACCTCTTTTGAGCGCATTATTAATGTGCCCACCCGGGGTATTGGCGATAAAGCGGTTAGCAATATTCGTGACTACGCCCGTGAACATAACCTGACCTTGTGGGTCGCTGCCAACAATCTGGTTGCAAGCGGCCAACTCACCCCGCGGGCAAACAATGCACTACAGGGCTTTATTAGCCTGATTGATAAAATCGAGACCGCGCTGCAACCCTTGGATGAACTGCATGAGCAGGTTGATCACGCCATCACGCTGAGTGGGTTGGTGGATTACTTCAAAAAAGAGAAGGGCGATAAAGGCCAGCAGCGGATCGAAAATATGGATGAGCTGGTGAGCGCCGCCCGTGGTTTTGAGCCCACGGATGCTGAGGCCGAAGAGGATGAACTCAGTGCCTTTCTCTCCCTGGCCGTTTTGGAGTCGGGGGAGCGCCAGGGTGATCCAGGCGAAAAGTGTGTACAGCTGATGACTCTGCACTCCGCCAAAGGGCTGGAGTTCCCACTGGTATTTCTTTGCGGCGTTGAAGAGGGGCTGTTCCCCCACAAAATGTCGCTTAAGGATGCTAATGGTATAGAGGAGGAGCGCCGCCTCTGTTATGTGGGTATCACCCGCGCCATGCAACTGCTCTATATCAGCTATGCAGAGAGCCGCCGACTGCATGGCAAAGAACAATATGCAGCCCCTTCGCGCTTCCTTAAAGAGATCCCTAATGAGCTGTTACAAGAGGTGCGCTTGCGTCGCCAGACGTTCGCCCCGGCCACTGTGCAGCGCCCAAGTAGAGTGCTGGAGAGTAGCGCAGAGTTCAGCCTGGGTGAGCAGGTATCACACATTAAGTTTGGAGAAGGGGTGGTGCTGAACTACGAGGGGAGTGGCCAGAGTGCTCGCATTCAGGTTGAGTTCCTCAGTTGCGGTAGTAAGTGGCTGATTGCCGGTTACGCCAACCTACAGAAAATTTAACAACAGAACAATAAGGATAGAAAGCATGAAGAGACTAGCTCTTCTTTTAGTATTGATAATGGGAGCCGCGTCCCTGAGCAGCTGTGGCAGTGATGAAGGTGGAGAGACCGCTGCGGGACAAACCTCCGCAGAGAAATTTCGTTGGCGCATGGTCACCTCGTGGCCACCCAACTTTCCGGTTTTTCAAGAGGGAACCGAGCGCTTTGCCGAGCATGTCAAGGTGATGTCGAATGGCCGCCTGACGATTAAATCGTATGCTGGCGGTGAGCTTATTCCACCACTACAGGTTTTTGATGCGGTGTCACAGGGAACCGTTGAGATGGGGCACTCAGGTGCATATTACTGGGCGGGTAAAATTCCGGCAGCACAATTTTTCACATCCGTTCCTTTTGGTTTGAATGCTCAGGGCATGAATGCCTGGCTGTACAGTGGTGGTGGGTTGGAGCTGTGGCGGGAGACTTACGCACCACA
This sequence is a window from Gammaproteobacteria bacterium. Protein-coding genes within it:
- the uvrD gene encoding DNA helicase II, yielding MNDDISHIIDDLNDAQREAVCAPMSNTMVLAGAGSGKTRVLVHRIAWLIQVERISPFSILSVTFTNKASAEMRQRIEQLMGVPVTGMWVGTFHNLAHRLLRAHWKEAGLPQNFQILDSDDQLRAVKRVIRENGIDDAQWQPKQMQWFISARKDEGQRPQYLEHHGNQHMKGCIQIYQLYEDLCRRAGLVDFAELLLRAHELWRDNSHILEHYQQRFKYVLVDEFQDTNAIQYAWLRMLCSGGSPIFAVGDDDQSIYGWRGAKAENIQQLSRDYSNTTLVRLEQNYRSTGTILAAANALISHNSERLGKELWTSDGEGEPIKLYNAFNELDEARFIASCIQQWLDDGGQRDEVALLYRSNAQSRVLEEALLQSSIPYRVYGGLRFFDRAEIKHVLAYLRLANNRLDDTSFERIINVPTRGIGDKAVSNIRDYAREHNLTLWVAANNLVASGQLTPRANNALQGFISLIDKIETALQPLDELHEQVDHAITLSGLVDYFKKEKGDKGQQRIENMDELVSAARGFEPTDAEAEEDELSAFLSLAVLESGERQGDPGEKCVQLMTLHSAKGLEFPLVFLCGVEEGLFPHKMSLKDANGIEEERRLCYVGITRAMQLLYISYAESRRLHGKEQYAAPSRFLKEIPNELLQEVRLRRQTFAPATVQRPSRVLESSAEFSLGEQVSHIKFGEGVVLNYEGSGQSARIQVEFLSCGSKWLIAGYANLQKI